The Medicago truncatula cultivar Jemalong A17 chromosome 4, MtrunA17r5.0-ANR, whole genome shotgun sequence genome includes a region encoding these proteins:
- the LOC11441156 gene encoding calcium sensing receptor, chloroplastic gives MAMEITAMSSLPTPKPSLPSPSTLPHTITTFSKPQLRRISLPTSTTISLLTLFTPPNEARAAVNISKDQIVSSLTQVEQTIDQVQVVGSGFLDSAQRVAEAVGSALKPGFDTALPIVQQAGQEALKIASPAFSEASKKAQEALQSSGLDTQTAAKTVADAAQQTTKVIEGAKPIASSTMETITSSDPTVIAGTAGALFIAYLLFPPIWSAISFNFRGYKGDLTPAQTLDMLCTQNYILIDIRSEKDKDKSGIPRLPSSAKNKMVAIPLEEVPNKIRGLVRNVKRVEAEIAALKISYLKKINKGTNIVILDSYSDSAKIVARTLTGLGFKNTWIVGDGFSGGKGWLQSRLGTDSYKFSFAEVLSPSRIIPAGVRGGFGTTSRQSTQKLLPGAD, from the exons ATGGCAATGGAGATTACAGCCATGTCTTCACTACCAACACCAAAACCTTCTCTTCCATCTCCTTCTACCTTACCTCACACAATCACCACTTTCTCAAAACCTCAACTTAGACGCATATCATTACCAACATCAACCACCATTTCACTACTTACTCTCTTCACCCCTCCAAATGAAGCTAGAGCTGCTGTTAACAtctccaaggaccaaattgtttCTTCTCTCACCCAA gtgGAGCAGACTATTGATCAGGTTCAGGTGGTTGGTTCTGGTTTTTTGGACTCAGCACAACGTGTTGCTGAAGCTGTAGGGAGTGCTTTGAAGCCTGGCTTCGATACGGCGTTGCCGATTGTGCAGCAGGCTGGACAAGAGGCTTTGAAAATTGCTTCCCCAGCCTTCTCTGAGGCTTCCAAGAAGGCTCAAGAAGCACTTCAGAGCTCTGGTCTTGATACCCAAACAGCTGCTAAG ACAGTGGCAGATGCTGCACAACAAACAACCAAGGTGATTGAAGGTGCCAAGCCAATAGCCTCATCAACCATGGAAACTATAACTTCATCAGATCCTACCGTGATTGCTGGAACAGCTGGAGCACTATTCATTGCATACCTCTTGTTTCCTCCTATCTGGTCTGCCATCTCCTTCAATTTTCGCGGGTACAAAG GAGACTTGACACCAGCTCAAACACTTGATATGTTATGCACACAAAACTACATTTTGATTGATATTAGGTCAGAGAAGGATAAGGACAAATCCGGTATTCCTCGCCTTCCGTCTAGTGCTAAAAACAAGATGGTTGCCATTCC ATTGGAAGAAGTGCCAAACAAAATACGGGGACTGGTAAGGAATGTGAAGAGAGTGGAAGCTGAAATAGCAGCATTAAAGATTTCATATCTGAAGAAAATCAACAAAGGCACCAACATTGTGATCTTGGACTC GTACTCGGACTCGGCAAAGATAGTTGCTAGAACACTAACAGGGCTTGGATTTAAGAACACGTGGATTGTTGGTGATGGATTTTCTGGAGGCAAAGGGTGGTTACAGAGTAGATTAGGAACAGATTCATATAAATTTTCGTTTGCAGAGGTGTTGTCACCATCCAGAATCATCCCTGCAGGTGTTAGAGGAGGTTTTGGAACAACCAGCAGGCAATCTACTCAGAAACTTCTTCCTGGGGCTGACTGA
- the LOC11443629 gene encoding protein CHAPERONE-LIKE PROTEIN OF POR1, chloroplastic gives MASLSLSSPNFPTAFLSKKLPLRENTRNFTTFRHVSFRTKCAVDTPYGGNVPKFPRVSVWDPYRRLGVSRDASEEEIWGSRNFLLQQYAGHERSVESIEAAFENILMASFVQRRKTKINLKSKLKKKVEESPPWVKNVLNIVEFPPTEIILRRLFLFAFMGGWSIMNSAETGPAFQVAISLAACIYFLNEKTKSLARAFVIGFGALVAGWVSGSLLVPNIPTMLLRPTWSLELLTSLVVYFFLFIGCTFFK, from the exons ATGGCTTCTCTTTCACTTTCATCTCCCAATTTCCCCACCGCTTTCCTCTCCAAAAAACT TCCCCTCCGGGAAAATACAAGGAATTTTACAACCTTTCGCCATGTTTCGTTTCGTACTAAGTGCGCTGTAGACACGCCATATGGAG GTAATGTCCCAAAATTCCCCAGAGTTAGTGTTTGGGATCCTTACCGACGCCTTGGTGTTAGCCGTgatgcttctgaagaagaaatTTGGGGGTCAAGAAATTTTCTGTTGCAACAGTATGCTGGACATGAGAGGAGCGTAGAATCGATAGAGGCtgcttttgaaaatatattgatGGCTAGTTTCGTACAAAGgaggaaaacaaaaattaatttgaaaagcAAGTTGAAGAAGAAAGTCGAGGAGTCCCCACCATGGGTCAAGAATGTGCTAAACATTGTTGAATTTCCACCAACTGAAATTATCCTGAGAAGATTGTTTCTCTTTGCCTTCATGGGTGGCTGGAGCATAATGAATTCTGCTGAAACTGGACCTGCTTTTCAG GTGGCAATCTCTTTGGCTGCTTGCATATACTTCCTAAATGAAAAGACAAAGAGTTTGGCTAGAGCATTCGTTATCGG GTTTGGAGCTCTTGTGGCTGGATGGGTCTCTGGTTCATTGCTGGTACCCAATATTCCAACAATGTTGCTGCGCCCAACTTGGAGCCTCGAACTCTTAACATCGTTAGTagtttactttttcttgttCATTGGTTGTACCTTTTTCAAGTGA